One window of Pseudomonas urmiensis genomic DNA carries:
- a CDS encoding TolC family protein — translation MRATPHKRLLLCLLLSGFAATAVQAQSLSLSQALDAAFAQNPDLAAAGREIGIAEGERRQAGLLPNPELSWEVEDTRRDTSTTTVTLSQPLELGGKRGARIDVASAGQHLAQLELERQRNGLRADVVQAFHAALRAQTALELAQQSQRLTERGLRVVEGRVKAGQSSPVEATRAQVQLAQAQAQARRAESEQRVAYQLLARLIGSPLADFDTLDAASLSPGPAPQAEALLAKVEQTAEWRQAQAQISRGDAALGSEKAQRIPNLTVSVGSQYSREDRERVNVVGLSMPLPLFDRNQGNVLAAARRADQARDLRNATELRLRSDTRNALSQWATAMHEVQAYDRTILPSAQQAVDTATRGFEMGKFAFLDVLDAQRTLIEARGLYLDALAAATDARAQVERIYGDLDALGGSAQP, via the coding sequence CCGGATTTAGCTGCCGCTGGGCGCGAGATCGGCATCGCCGAGGGCGAGCGCCGTCAGGCCGGATTGCTGCCCAACCCGGAGCTGTCCTGGGAAGTCGAGGACACCCGTCGCGACACCAGCACCACCACCGTTACCCTTAGCCAACCCCTGGAGTTGGGCGGCAAGCGCGGCGCGCGCATCGATGTCGCCAGCGCCGGGCAACACCTTGCCCAACTGGAGCTCGAACGCCAGCGCAACGGCTTGCGCGCCGATGTGGTGCAGGCGTTTCATGCCGCCCTGCGGGCGCAGACGGCGCTGGAGTTGGCGCAGCAATCGCAGCGCCTGACCGAGCGTGGCCTGCGGGTAGTCGAGGGGCGGGTCAAGGCGGGCCAGTCATCGCCGGTCGAAGCCACCCGCGCACAGGTTCAGCTCGCCCAGGCGCAGGCCCAGGCACGCCGCGCCGAGTCCGAGCAGCGGGTGGCCTACCAGTTGCTGGCACGTTTGATCGGCAGTCCACTGGCTGATTTCGACACGCTCGATGCCGCGAGCCTATCGCCGGGGCCGGCACCCCAGGCCGAAGCCTTGCTCGCAAAAGTCGAGCAAACCGCCGAATGGCGCCAGGCCCAGGCCCAGATCAGTCGCGGTGATGCCGCGCTCGGCTCGGAAAAGGCCCAGCGCATCCCCAACCTCACCGTCAGCGTCGGCAGCCAATACAGCCGCGAGGACCGCGAGCGGGTCAATGTGGTGGGGCTGTCGATGCCGCTGCCATTGTTCGACCGCAACCAAGGCAATGTCCTCGCTGCGGCACGCCGTGCCGACCAAGCCCGCGACCTACGCAACGCCACCGAGCTGCGCCTGCGCAGCGACACGCGCAATGCGCTGAGCCAGTGGGCCACCGCCATGCACGAAGTGCAGGCCTACGACCGCACCATCCTGCCCTCGGCCCAACAAGCGGTAGACACCGCGACCCGTGGCTTTGAGATGGGCAAGTTCGCCTTCCTCGATGTGCTCGATGCCCAGCGCACGCTGATCGAAGCGCGCGGGTTGTACCTGGATGCGCTGGCGGCGGCGACCGATGCGCGGGCCCAGGTCGAGCGCATCTATGGCGACCTCGATGCGCTTGGCGGATCGGCACAGCCCTGA
- a CDS encoding efflux RND transporter periplasmic adaptor subunit, giving the protein MDNTRKIAILVATVAVLGIGGLAWTGNLSPAASSQAGHDEHGQQGHGHEEEAGHAHGEEGGKGHEEEGRLHLSAAQISAAGVQLVDAGPRALGTAISFPGEIRFDEDRTAHVVPRVAGVVQSVHANLGQAVKRGQVLAVIASQQISELRSEQQAAQRRLELAQLTFKREQQLWQERISAEQDYLQARQALQEAQIALANARQKVAAVAPAGAGNRYELRAPFDAMVVEKHLTMGEVVDETSNAFTLSDLSRVWATFAVAPRDLDKVVSGRTVTVSAPDLGAQVEGTVNYVGSLLGEQNRAATVRATLANPNGAWRPGLFVNIAVNVERFDAPVVVPDSALQTWEEQTVVFARTEEGFEARPVKTGRRDAGQVEITEGLSAGTQVAAAGSFVLKSELGKGSAEHSH; this is encoded by the coding sequence ATGGACAATACACGCAAGATCGCCATCCTGGTCGCCACCGTCGCTGTGCTCGGCATCGGCGGCCTGGCCTGGACCGGTAACCTCAGCCCGGCAGCCAGCAGCCAGGCTGGCCACGATGAGCATGGCCAACAGGGCCATGGCCACGAGGAAGAGGCGGGCCATGCCCACGGCGAGGAAGGCGGCAAAGGGCATGAAGAGGAGGGCAGGTTGCACCTCAGCGCGGCGCAGATCAGCGCCGCCGGCGTGCAATTGGTTGACGCTGGCCCACGCGCGCTGGGCACGGCGATCAGCTTCCCCGGAGAGATTCGCTTCGATGAAGATCGTACTGCCCACGTGGTACCCAGGGTGGCGGGGGTGGTGCAGTCGGTGCATGCCAATCTGGGCCAGGCAGTCAAGCGTGGCCAGGTCTTGGCGGTGATCGCCAGCCAGCAGATTTCCGAGCTACGTAGCGAACAGCAGGCCGCACAGCGCCGACTGGAGCTGGCGCAGCTGACCTTCAAGCGTGAGCAGCAGCTGTGGCAGGAACGCATCAGCGCCGAGCAGGACTACCTGCAAGCGCGTCAAGCGCTGCAAGAGGCGCAGATTGCCCTGGCCAATGCCCGGCAGAAAGTCGCCGCAGTGGCCCCGGCCGGCGCCGGTAATCGCTACGAACTGCGCGCACCTTTCGATGCCATGGTGGTGGAAAAGCACCTGACCATGGGCGAGGTGGTCGACGAGACCAGCAATGCCTTCACCCTGTCTGACCTGAGCCGCGTCTGGGCCACCTTTGCCGTGGCGCCGCGTGATCTGGACAAGGTCGTCAGCGGCCGTACGGTCACGGTCAGCGCGCCAGACTTGGGCGCCCAGGTCGAAGGCACGGTCAATTACGTGGGCAGCCTGCTCGGCGAGCAGAACCGCGCCGCCACTGTCCGCGCCACCCTGGCCAATCCCAATGGCGCCTGGCGCCCAGGGTTGTTCGTCAACATCGCGGTCAACGTCGAGCGCTTCGACGCACCCGTGGTGGTTCCGGACAGCGCCCTGCAAACCTGGGAGGAGCAAACCGTGGTGTTTGCCCGCACTGAAGAAGGCTTCGAGGCCCGCCCGGTGAAGACCGGCCGACGTGACGCCGGCCAGGTGGAAATCACCGAGGGGCTGAGCGCAGGGACCCAAGTGGCCGCCGCTGGCAGCTTCGTTCTGAAGTCCGAACTCGGCAAGGGTTCGGCCGAGCACAGCCATTGA